The nucleotide sequence CCGAGTTGTTTTTCTCTATGAGATCTTTGTATACATCGTAAGTGAACTTAATTTTTTTTCTTTCGTCCTGAGATAAAAAAACATTGTTGCCATGAACTCGGTAAACAGCATCATTATCTTTTGTATATATGGCAGCGCCGTGATCAAGGATATGATGTTTGATATGGGTGTCGCAGTAAAATTGATACTTCGTTCTAAGACTGAGATCCAATGCATCTGATCGGAAAACAATTGTCATTGTCTGGATGCGGATAAATTTTTCAAAATCTGCCTGTGTAAATTTGAATGAATCTTTACCCTGAAAAAAATCCTTTCTAAAAAAGGGACAATCCGAGGTAGAGCCGTCATTGTATAATTCTTTGTAACGGTGACAAGCCATTACAATATCGTCATTGGACTTCAATAAGTCTATTTGTTTCTGAAGTTTATCCTCATTTGACCAAAAGTCATCACCTTCACACAGCGCAATATACTTAGCGCCGGAATCTTGACACCTTTGTAATGTGTAAATGAAATTGGGCATCCATCCAAGATTGTTTTTTTGTTTGATGAAAGTTACATTTCTTTTTTTCGGATGGTTTTCCAAATAATTGTCTACAACCTGTTGTGTACTGTCTGTTGAAGCGTCATCTGATAAAAAAACCTGATAATCAAAATTTGTTTTTTGATTAAGTACGCTTGATAATGCTTCTACTATATAATCCTGCTGATTATAAGAAATCATAAAAACCGCGACCAGAGGATTATTATTCATCTTTAGTTTCCGAATGTTTTTTATAAAATAGGATTATTAGTTAATATGTTTTTCAAAGATATAATTAAAAATTTGAGTCTTGCTTAAGGCGTATTTTACATTTTTGTTTTTTGGATATACTTGGGCTAATTTTTTTATTTTTTTTAAAAAACCGAGCTGTTCTGTGTATCTGAAATGAGATATCATGTAACTGTCAATTTTACTTAGCATTCTTTCGTTTTCTGTACTGTAAAAAACATCTTCCGTAAAATTACTGATGCGATGTTGTTTGGAATCTGCTTTTTGGTAGATTTTTTTTAATAAATCTTTCCAGGCATTTTCAGAATATAATTTTTCTACAAGACCATACTGTTTTTCAGCAATTTCTTTACGGGTATTGAAATTTTCTACCAAATCGCTGACCAGGTCTCTCCATTCTTGTTTGTTTTTTGGATAAATGATTCCGTGACTTTTATCGTCATTGAAAAGCTTAAGAGAACTCAAAGGATTATAATGCAAGACAAATGGAATTTTTTTCTGAGCGGCCTGGAGTAATGCGGTGAACGAAGGTAAAGGAAATCCTTCTAGAAATATATCCATTTGATTTTCAATCTTATTTAATTCCTCAGGATCTAAAATACCAAGATAATTGATATTAGGATGCTGGTATTGTTTTGCAAAAGCAGAGATTTTATCAACACCAACAATATTTATTTTAACATTGGAATGCTTTTGTGCAATAGTAAATATCTCTTCATAAAAATTATAATTTTCATTTGGAGTATATTTATACAAGCTCCCTGTACTTATAATATTAATTTGATCATTATGACCGTCGTTCTGATAATTTTTTATAAAATCAGGAGACTTTAGTGGTATTGGTAAAACAGATTGGTCAGATATATTTCTCCTTTGGTTATCAAGATCAATATTTGATTCTCTTATTTGAATCAAAATATCAGTAATTGTGGTTCCTAACCAAAAAGTATGGTCAGCATGATTGAGGAGTAGAACAGGCGTTTTTATATTTTCATCTGACAGTGCTAAAACCGGAATAACCTCATTGGGATTGGTGTGCAAAACGATGTAATCATAATCACCATTAGCAATATATTGTTTCAACTCTTCAGCCTTTTGTAATTTGGGCTGGTGTTTTAAGCTAATCAATTTTGCTGCATTTTTGTCATTATAAGAAAAAGCAATATTTTCTGCATCCCTTAGATCTTGAGCAGTTGTTATAACTGTATGTTTATTTTCAGAATCTAATCTTATCCAATTGAATAAAAGAGCAGAGTGACCACCTACTTTTTTTATTTCGGTACAGATGTGTAATACATTTTTTTCTTTAGGATCGGCTTTGGGTAATTTTTTCTCGAATGGTTTCAATGTCTTACCAATCTCAATGAGAATTTTCTCTAAAGAATGCAGCTTATAAAATCCACTAAAGTTTAGCCAGGCAAAAACAGCTGTTAACTCAATATAATTTATACAATCTTCGTATAAACCTTCTTCATATAATTCTTGAGCTGTTTTAATCCTTGTTTTAAGATATCTTCTATTGTTCTCTAGAATAGACATTATTCTTTAGAATTTATTTAATACATCAATTACTTTTGAGATTTCATCAGTGCACATGACAGGACTGATGGGTAAGCTCAG is from Epilithonimonas vandammei and encodes:
- a CDS encoding glycosyltransferase, translated to MNNNPLVAVFMISYNQQDYIVEALSSVLNQKTNFDYQVFLSDDASTDSTQQVVDNYLENHPKKRNVTFIKQKNNLGWMPNFIYTLQRCQDSGAKYIALCEGDDFWSNEDKLQKQIDLLKSNDDIVMACHRYKELYNDGSTSDCPFFRKDFFQGKDSFKFTQADFEKFIRIQTMTIVFRSDALDLSLRTKYQFYCDTHIKHHILDHGAAIYTKDNDAVYRVHGNNVFLSQDERKKIKFTYDVYKDLIEKNNSVGYKNLLNISMRQRINSELKNKRLNVFDSYYRQLLLQQLRDTGSVALFAKNFFKGLINTKNT
- a CDS encoding glycosyltransferase family 1 protein — encoded protein: MSILENNRRYLKTRIKTAQELYEEGLYEDCINYIELTAVFAWLNFSGFYKLHSLEKILIEIGKTLKPFEKKLPKADPKEKNVLHICTEIKKVGGHSALLFNWIRLDSENKHTVITTAQDLRDAENIAFSYNDKNAAKLISLKHQPKLQKAEELKQYIANGDYDYIVLHTNPNEVIPVLALSDENIKTPVLLLNHADHTFWLGTTITDILIQIRESNIDLDNQRRNISDQSVLPIPLKSPDFIKNYQNDGHNDQINIISTGSLYKYTPNENYNFYEEIFTIAQKHSNVKINIVGVDKISAFAKQYQHPNINYLGILDPEELNKIENQMDIFLEGFPLPSFTALLQAAQKKIPFVLHYNPLSSLKLFNDDKSHGIIYPKNKQEWRDLVSDLVENFNTRKEIAEKQYGLVEKLYSENAWKDLLKKIYQKADSKQHRISNFTEDVFYSTENERMLSKIDSYMISHFRYTEQLGFLKKIKKLAQVYPKNKNVKYALSKTQIFNYIFEKHIN